In Rattus norvegicus strain BN/NHsdMcwi chromosome 1, GRCr8, whole genome shotgun sequence, a genomic segment contains:
- the Mesp1 gene encoding mesoderm posterior protein 1, which produces MAQPLCAPLSKSWIPSPARPQPSMPSDGDSFCSPAWSSDSWDGAQASSPALPCARPARRAGTPGRRGTHGSRLGSGQRQSASEREKLRMRTLARALHELRRFLPPSVAPIGQNLTKIETLRLAIRYIGHLSAVLGLSEDSLRQQRHAVSPRGCPLCPDSGLAQAQSLGPHLSPVACSGVSWGSSPAYPRPRVAAESWDPSFLYTETASLERQEMEPSPSSPLFSSDMLALLETWTPQEWPPA; this is translated from the exons ATGGCCCAGCCCCTGTGCGCGCCACTCTCCAAGTCCTGGATCCCGAGTCCCGCTCGTCCGCAGCCATCGATGCCTTCCGATGGGGACAGCTTCTGCTCCCCAGCCTGGTCCTCGGACTCGTGGGACGGTGCCCAGGCCAGCAGCCCTGCACTACCCTGTGCCCGCCCGGCCCGGCGTGCTGGGACCCCCGGTAGGCGCGGGACGCATGGCAGCCGCCTGGGTAGCGGACAGCGGCAGAGCGCCAGCGAACGCGAGAAGCTTCGTATGCGCACGCTCGCCCGCGCGCTGCACGAGCTGCGCCGCTTCTTGCCTCCTTCAGTGGCACCAATCGGCCAGAACCTGACCAAGATCGAGACGCTGCGCCTGGCCATCCGCTACATCGGCCACCTGTCGGCTGTGCTGGGCCTCAGCGAGGACAGCCTCCGGCAACAGCGACACGCGGTGTCACCTCGAGGCTGCCCGCTGTGCCCCGACAGCGGCCTGGCGCAGGCGCAGTCTCTCGGTCCCCATTTAAGCCCGGTTGCCTGCAGCGGGGTGTCCTGGGGTTCTTCGCCCGCCTACCCTAGACCCCGGGTCGCCGCAGAATCGTGGGACCCATCATTCCTGTACACCGAAACAGCATCCCTGGAAAGGCAGGAGATGGAGCCCAGCCCCTCGTCTCCG CTCTTCAGCAGCGACATGCTGGCTCTGCTAGAAACCTGGACACCTCAGGAGTGGCCGCCAGCCTGA